The region taatttttttcatgtaAGATGTAGAAAAAAATAGCAAAAACTAAATATTATACTGCATATTTTAGTAATTTTGTCTTTTGATACATGAAATATTTATGTAAAATCAAAGTGCATTTGTAGGACATCACTCTCAccttatattttaaaaaatatagtatctaaaaatatttataacaACATAGAAAATGCATATTATCCCTATCACTTACATATTTTTTGAAGATAAATaagaatatataaatatattgtaGAGCGGGAAAAAATCGGGATGGGTAGACATAAAAAACCGTCCCCGACCCGTTCCCcggttttttttttctgaaatcGTCTCCATTTCATGGCCCGTCCCCGCAAAAGTTCTTGAATCCCCGCCACTTTCGGTGGGGGATCGGGGCGGGATCGGTCGCGACGAGTCAATGCCCATCCCTacttttcacactacttttatCTGCGTGTCCAATTCTTTTGATAACAAATCAAAATGAAGGAGGGAGTGATAAATTAATAATATTGCTCAAACACATCGATTAGTTGCAAGAAATGTTCCAACATTCTTGATCCTCAGATTTGATGATCACTAGAACCTTGCCTTCTCTCTTAAGCTTGATGCTGTCCGAGAATCGAGGAGGATTCGGATGCTTTCTTCATGTAGAAGCAAAGTTTAATCAAGTTAATGGAGTGTGTTCTTGAATTCTCCCTGCTTTTTCTTGAGCTGTTCAGCAAAACCTGAATCATATAACTAGGTAGCTCTGCCTCTTAAGTACATTCTATATGCACATAACTCTCGCTTAAGAAATCTTTTATTCTAGTGTTACTCAGTAACACTTTTCTTATCAATTTATTTTAGTTTTCCAGTTCAGAAAAACCTATTGACCATAAGAAATGTAGAAATTCTTCACTGCAGCTACCAATCCGGGATTCGGGGTGTTCAGGGGAGGATCTAGTAAGGGACACGTGTTGGGTAAATACGACATAGATGGTTAAGATTTCAGCTTGATCGTCTCTTTCAACTGTAAAAAAATTTAACTTAAAGGTTTCTGACTAACTTTTGAATTGGCTACATTTTGGTAATCAACCTTTTAACCTGCATCTGCTTCATAAGGTAACTTTAGAAGTTTCATAGACAATTGCAAATGACAAAAGTTACTATCTACTTGTAAGAAGTGTCAAAATACCAATTTAGATATTAAGAAGAAACCTAGAAAACAAGTTGTGCATGTATGACATTGACCATTGAACAACCGAGTAAAGCTAAACCACTAAAAACCAGAAAAAAAGAAGATCACACACTAAaaaagtctccaaatttttaaTAACTCCAAGCTTCCAACTCACCATCTTTGAAAGTGAAGCCCAACGCTCCTAATTTATCTCCCTTATGCCCACAACACCTTTCATGATTAGTACTTAAAAGAGATATTAACTTTGCCTAATCAACGTTAATATAATCATTAATCTTCCTGCATTATCGATTTAGTTAAGTATCGTCTAGAGAGCATGAGTGCGGGTGCGGGTGCGTGTGCGGGGTTGCGGGAATTCGAAAAATCTAAAAATATGGGGATTCGGGTGCGGGGGTTCGCCAAACATTAATacattaaaaatatattatttatatatttttcaaGAGTTTCAATCAAATTAAACTAAATAATGAGTTACATAAGTTCATTATGAGTACATTATCGTTAagaatatatattattattacttgATAATCCATCTGATGCATTTTAGCATAGTTAATTGATTAAATGTTCAAGTATCTATATTATCTTCTCTCACTCGTGGATGAGAGAAGAATCCCCAAGAATCCCCGTGCACCAAACAATCCTCAAGAATCGGGTGTGCGGTGCGTCAAGTGAGTGAAGAATCTCTACTTTCCAGAGTATCGTAAATTAAGAAAGAAGCAAAATGTGGATTAAACAGAGGTTTTCTGATAAAATTCTGCAGAGTAATGTAAGGCGATTAGTCGAGAGTTCATCCTGGCAATGGCGGAACCAAGGCTAACTACGAATCCTGGGGCTGATTTCGATAAGCAGTGAAAACTCGGATGCCAGGTTTAGGTGATACAGAGATTCTAGGACCGACATATCTATGTAGGAGTACTGGTATCATATAAATACACAAGCCAAAATTAAAAGGCTTTACAAAAATATAgcaaaattaaaattatgcattTTGCTTTTCCACAAGTAGCATAAAAATTAAATACACACCAGAAAACACGGTATGAGCTGCTCATATTTATTTCTATAAAGCGAAAAGCCCTCAAATTGTGTTGTCTTGCTACTACTCTTAGACAACATATCAAAAAATTACAGTAATTCTTGATTCGAGTTCAGAAAAAATTCCGGTTTTCGTTTAAGTACGTCGTCTgttaattttctgaaaatcagaAGCTTTTGCGAGAAAGAACACTTGATCAAAACAGTAGTACTTCACCTCGTAATAAGCTGTAACACAATCATGTATGCAAGTGATTAACACGAATTATATCCTAATGATCATCGCAATGTAAGTCGAAATTATATCAAAAATGTTATCGAGACCAGATATTGTAAGGTGATGGTGTTCCTTTTTGCTGCTTCAAGTCTTTGTAGAACTTCTTGATAAAGTCTTCAGCTGCCTTGTCCACTTGAGGATCATCTTCTTCTTTAAGAGGATACGGAGAATCGGTGATCCTCAGCTGCCTCACCATCGGTGTTTGTCCGAATCCAGGCAATGCGACTAATGGTGAGGCCTCAGGCCTTTCATGATTGTTGAGCATTTCGAATACTTTTCGAGCTAGGTTAATATCATCAATGCTGTTGTGGTGGTGGTGAGATTTGCGTTTAGCGAAATACGAGGCGTAGAATGGAGTGTTGCTACAACTGAATTCGTATTCTTGAGGAGAAATGAAGGAGAGGTCGGTGTTGGATCGACAAGTGAAGGCGGCGTAGTGGTTGTAGAGCATGAGATTGCCTATTGCTTTACTAGCAAGTTTGCCTCTTTTCATCATCATTTGGAGATCAACCAGTAGTTTGCTCTTTGTTATGCTTTTCTTCAACATGTACAATACTATTTTCACTATTTTCCACACTCTCTTTGCAATCACATTTGAACTTTGTTCCACCTCCATCTCTTtgggagagggagagagggagagagagagagagagagagagagagagagagaaggagagggagagggagagagggagagggagagcgggagagagagagagagagagagagagagagagagagagagagagagagagagatggttACTTGGTGTGAATCATAGGAAGCAAAGGAGGGAGACCTATATATAGGTCCGTATGAAGAAGATTTTTCACCACATGAATAATTGTGGTGTACATATATAATTGATACTTTTGCAAAAACACTGGCTCATACGGCAGTTTACACATTGATTCAACTTTTATAATTGGTGGATATTTTGCAAACACCACTTTATGTGCATGCAGGATGGCACTCAATCATTTGATTCACTTATTTTATGAATCTATTttctatttttattattaaaGCAACACATCAACTTGAAAACGATAGACTAATTTTGTATTTATATTTTACTTTAGTGTTCCTTTCTTCCTCAGTTGCTCCTGATTACTTCTCTCTGTCGTCTTTGTATTCTGATGACAATGAAAGTTTGGACAGTATATTCATTATTGCACAAATCGAAATGtacaattttttaaaattaattacatTCACCTCCAAAATATCTTAATCTTCTTGTATATAGGGTCTATTTTAAATgttattctttaaaaaaaatgaatCAAATTTTAATACATTCTTTAGGATCGTTAGTGGAGAAAGCAACTCGGGAAATCACGAGAAAACttattatgcctcctgagtcacAGTATGGCGCTTAAACGCgatttatcttggttcacgtggtttcTAGGCTATTACGTGAGTTCGCAGGGTTTACCTAGTGCTCACTCAAAAAGTAGCGGTTGCGGGTTCCATACGATAAAAAAAATCCCGAAAAAACTTAATTCGGTTTGATTTATCTGATATATGAGCTGAATCGGGTATATGGGTATATACTTAATTCgttatgattaattaaatatgTACGTGGTGGGATGAGTAGAGTATATACTTAGTTTGATTCAATTTATTTGATATACAAGCTGAGTCGAGTATACTTATTTCAAATATTGATTcgaattaaataaaattatagttCTGAAAAGATAATTTGTACAAAAATATATAAGAAGGTGCTCAAATTATGGTCCAacttgttaaatatatgatcatATTGGAGTCTTGCTCTAACACCTTAACGTTTTAGATGAGTtggttactcaacatggtatcaaAGTTTAGGTTGGCGGAAGGACTAAGATTCGATTCCCAGCCACCCCCAATAttctcacaatttattgtgaatACTAAAGACAATTAATGCTCCAAAAAATGGACGTCGgtgttccactcttcgacccataaataGGCTTTCGAGTGTAGAACATACGTCTGGTAATTCCACTCTTCGACCAATAAATAGGTTTTGGAATGTAGAACATACGTATGGTATCAAGCAAGGGATGCACAATAATAGAACTGTACTTTTTGGCAGAGATACGCAACTGCTACTTAAATTGTTGCAGAGACAAAAGTGTCGTTTTTATAACAGATACTTATAATTTGTTGCCAACTGTGAATAATATTATTTCTGGGCAGATGACATACAGAAATCATGAGAGTATATTAACTTTTGACTTGGTCTTTGTTCCTTAGCCTAGGCAACTTCAATTTTTGTGAGCAACAAGAGTAGTCTCTGGGCACACAGAGAAAGTAAAAACGAGATTTTCAACATTTTGCCACTAAAACGCCATGCTGGTAAAAAGTTGTTTGTGCaatgtctggattttaggatgGGTGTGTAGAACAAATGGTTGTGGTGATCAATCAGATTTCTATCTAGAAACCTAATTTTGCGAGATGCAAGACATTTTTAGAGTAAAAGTAATTATATGAAATATATAAAGATTATGTACCAAATATATCAATAAATTTGGTCCAAAATTTATTTCTAGATTACATGAAGGTGATAATTTGACAATTTACAATATCTATTTATGATATTTATGTGAATGCGAAACGATCCGTAGTAATTAATAAGTTGAtaatcttgttaattagttatCTATTTTGTTTGTTATACAAATTATGAACTAttataatagaataatagaataaataaaataaatatattataccTACACTTTAAGTGCGATACACGGGatgattctaatttttttataaaaactttGAAGTCGATAATTATTCTTTACTTTACtaaattttaatacaaaaaatttactccttaaatttttatatttgttaagtattttgtacttatatatttagttattattacatttttatattttatcatGACAACCTTTGTATAATATAtcattattattaaaaaatattacgCCTTTTCAAATTTTACTAATCTGTATAATGTTATTTCACAATTATACAtaattattcttttattttattttaaatattttaacatTCTAATAACAGggtatatatatttgtacatatttatttttaaatgacttatttttcaaaaaaaatatttttcaaacttGTTCATTTAGTTGGTATTACATTTTTATATCTCATTGTGACACAAAATTAAAGGAGTTTGATCAAAAATTGAAAAGTTGGTTGCTTGTATCTTACTACTTTTTATACACATCTGAAATCTcattatattataaaaaattaagAATTATCATGTTCCAGATCAAAATCTcgaaaaaaaattcaaattatttttatgatatCTAACATCTCACTtaggatttttttttttttaactaaAGTATGACAAAAGACGAATATACTCGATATTAATGTGTACAAAGAAAATTCGAACTATGATGCAGAAGAAATAGTCAATTACTTAACAAGGATGTGTTAGAAATAAAGGAGATATTTTTACATGCAATTATGTTCTTCGAGTGGTGAAACTGAAACATATATAATTCAAAAGGTAGGCTACCTAGCTAGACTGCTCTCCTCTCTTTAAACTAAAGATGCAAAAAGATGCAGCTTCCAATTCCATGCATTTTAATACATAAACTTATGTCAATCTTGATATTTTGACCACATTGTTAATGTTTCGTTTGCTTTCTTATTAAAACTCACAGTCAATGTGAAGAAGACATGCTGTTCCAGTGTTCCTGCCAAATTTACCCGAGTCAACACGAAAACCCTATGTACATATGTATTCTGTACTCGACCTGTGCTCATATATAGGTACAAGTgttacagatttcggaaatcggaaCTATTCGATTGAGGTACTGATTTATgatttatcggacgattttttaaaaatcggatGATTAATCGGCGATTGATCGGAAATCGGTCAAATCGgaaaaatatttttgaccgatttttgagcaatttatcggcgatttttgaaaaatcggccgatttctATGACAGAGGGTACAAGACTAGAAATGCAAAACAACTGCTGTGTAGTTAAGAAAAAACATAGGATAATTATTTTACTTCCGGAATACAATTGTGAAAATTTCCATTTTGATATGTCTTCAATCTACTCGAAATGAACGCACCGTTTCTCAATTTCTGTACGAGAAATGTTATTTTCAGACATCCTTTTTTATTTCAAAgcaaaaatatgaaaaaaaagTTCAAATTATCCTTGTATTCATATTTTGTAGGGCTTTTATTGTAAATGCATGAGGGTGAATTTTGTCATTTTAGTCTTTTTTTTGCTCTGAAAATAAAAATTCTGCTCTGGAAATAACATTTTTCTTTCTTTCTAATATATTTGGTAAATATTAACAAATCAGACAATTTACTCATTTTTTTgcttaattattttattttcatttcttaCCCCGTTTTCGATCCAAATTGTAAATAATTAAAAGAAATGGAAAAAATATCAAAAATCGAGAGTTCAATAGCTAGTAGGATTCATCTGACTTAAAtcataaatcataaataatttataaattcgcCATTGTACACAATTTTCAACTCAAGCGGTTTGCGGGGAATTCAAACATATTCCTAAAGttttttcaaattttatgttAATTAGAAATATAGTATACATACACcaagagaagaaaagaaagagagaagaagtGAGAATATATTATTTCCAAGTATGTTTACAAGCTCTGTTTAGATGGCTATTTATAGGTGTATGATATACAAAATACATGAACTTGATACATGAACCTGATACATGAACTTGAGAAGTCAACAGACTCATATTTATGAAAGATCAAAAGATTAAATCTAGAAATTTCTAGGGACATCCATTCACAACACTCCCCATTGGATGTCCATTTTTCGATACTcgtgcctcgttaaaacctttcTAGGTAAAAACCTATTGGTAAAAAATCCTAgtaaaggaaaaagagtacatcGATTATGAAAATTTAGTTCAAGTCCTTAAGTCGACGCATGCCAATCTTATGTACCAACTTCTCAAAAATTGATGGAGGTAGTGATTTCGTGAATAGATCTGAAGGTTGTCATTTGAGCGAATCTGTTGGACTTCAATTTCTCCATTCACTTGAAGATCATGTGTGAAGAAAAACTTGGGGGATATATGTTTAGTATTATCGCCTTAGATATATCCTTTCTTCAACTACTCGATGCATGCTGTATTGTCTTAGAACATTATTGTCGAAACTTTCCTGTCATGATTCATGCCACATGACTCCCTAATATGCTGATATATTGATCTCAACCAAACACATTCTCGACTAGCTTCATGGATTGCAAGAATTTCTGCATGATTAGAAGATGTAGCAACCAAATATTGTTTCACTGATCGCCATGTCTCCATAAGTGAACAAATAACCTGTCTGTGATCGAGCTTTATCGGGATCAGATAAATATCCTGCATCTGCATAACCAGTTAGCACTGCTTTGAATTTATTAGAATAAAATAATTCCATATCAGTTGTGCCTCAAAGGTATCGAAAAATATGTTTAACTTCATACCAATGCCTCCGAGTTAGAGCACAACTATGTCTTGCTAATAGATTTACAGAAAATGCAATATCTGGTCGTGTATTATTAGCAAGATACATAAGTGTACCGATAGCACTAAGGTAAGGTACTTCAGGACCGAGTGCCTcttcatttttctcctttggcCGGAACACAtcctttttcttatcaagtgATCGAACAACCATGGGGGAACTGAATGGATgtgatttatccatgtaaaatcATTTAAGTAATTTTTCAGTATATGTTGATTGGTGAACAAAAATTCCATCTCTCAAATGTTCAATTTGAAGTCCAAGACAAAATTTtgtttttccaagatcttttatTTCAAATTCTGCCTTAATATAATTAACTAGGGATGCACATGGGCTGGGCTGAGCTGGTTTTACCAATTTAACGACCCATCCCGTTTTTTGCGGGTTACAAAAATATTAAACCATTAAtctcaaaaaaattataaaacccAACCCTATTAACTATGTGATGGGTTGGACCGGGTTGGGTTGGGTTAATCGGGTTGATTAATAAATAAACTTGTCAAAACTACATATAAGTATATAACTAATCTTGATTGTAaaatacaaaaattaaaaaattaaaagcAGGAAA is a window of Apium graveolens cultivar Ventura chromosome 11, ASM990537v1, whole genome shotgun sequence DNA encoding:
- the LOC141698573 gene encoding uncharacterized protein LOC141698573, with the protein product MEVEQSSNVIAKRVWKIVKIVLYMLKKSITKSKLLVDLQMMMKRGKLASKAIGNLMLYNHYAAFTCRSNTDLSFISPQEYEFSCSNTPFYASYFAKRKSHHHHNSIDDINLARKVFEMLNNHERPEASPLVALPGFGQTPMVRQLRITDSPYPLKEEDDPQVDKAAEDFIKKFYKDLKQQKGTPSPYNIWSR